TTCCATTGAATGAGTCGAGGCCTAGCAGGAAACCACTCTGTGCCTAACCTTAGTCTCAGATTTCCCTCAAGTTTGCTTCAATGTAGTCCATCACCTGGGTTTTGTACCTCTGGGCCTTTAGAGAGTTAGACTCACGACCTTGGCTGATCACGATGTACTTTTGCAGTTCATAGAGTAGGTAGAAATGACCTCGGATTGTGGCTGATTCTGAAGTATCCCGTTTCTCTCCATAGCCATCCCAGAAAGCAGGACGGGAGATACTGCAGTAATCTAGCACCGCAAATTCAATCTCTGGATCCCCATACAAGCTTCGATCCCAATCGATAAGTCCTGTAATCCGACCCAGATCATCTATTAAGATGTTTTGATCCCAGACGTCCATATGCAATAGACAAGACCTTGGGTTATGTTGAAAATGTCTACGATGAGATTTAAGCAGATTGGATAGGCGAGCAACTTCGGCGGTATTGTAGGCACCGATTCGGTAGATATCTCCCAGGAGCTTATGCCACATAACAGCAAAGGCATGATCCCATTTGTCGTACGGTAGCATTGGTCGATGGGCTCCCATGTATCCATATTTGGATGCGGTAATAGCATGTGCTTGCCGCAGGTATGTACCAACTTGGCATAATACCC
The genomic region above belongs to Limnochordia bacterium and contains:
- a CDS encoding aminoglycoside phosphotransferase family protein, with product MIEQICCLLRQRLNTQVLAIEPIATGLFNSSFSALLPNREVVVRVAPPADSIFCFYERQMMRQEPKLHRILLEKTNIPVPRILAYDFTGSLLPRDVIIMEKLPGQPMSECNLSTTERDGVLCQVGTYLRQAHAITASKYGYMGAHRPMLPYDKWDHAFAVMWHKLLGDIYRIGAYNTAEVARLSNLLKSHRRHFQHNPRSCLLHMDVWDQNILIDDLGRITGLIDWDRSLYGDPEIEFAVLDYCSISRPAFWDGYGEKRDTSESATIRGHFYLLYELQKYIVISQGRESNSLKAQRYKTQVMDYIEANLREI